A portion of the Acidimicrobiales bacterium genome contains these proteins:
- a CDS encoding NADH-quinone oxidoreductase subunit C, producing MTTVATHHISEEDAASYGVPVSWSRGQTVLHVPATGYRGLVERLRADGFNGIVDLCGVDYLAHPGRALPDGVKAERFEIVVNLISYSRRQRVRLRVQVPESDPALPSLFLVYPGTEAMEREAYDMFGIVFTGHPDLSRILMPEDWEGHPLRKDYAVGRVPVQFKHPPDTR from the coding sequence ATGACCACGGTGGCCACCCACCACATCAGCGAGGAGGACGCCGCCTCCTACGGGGTGCCGGTCTCGTGGTCGCGTGGCCAGACCGTCCTGCACGTGCCCGCCACCGGCTACCGCGGGCTCGTCGAGCGGCTCCGGGCGGACGGGTTCAACGGGATCGTCGACCTGTGCGGGGTCGACTACCTGGCCCACCCGGGCCGGGCCCTGCCCGACGGGGTGAAGGCGGAACGCTTCGAGATCGTGGTCAACCTGATCTCCTACTCGCGGCGCCAGCGGGTCCGCCTCCGGGTGCAGGTTCCCGAGTCCGATCCCGCCCTGCCGTCGCTGTTCCTGGTGTATCCCGGCACCGAGGCCATGGAGCGCGAGGCCTACGACATGTTCGGGATCGTGTTCACCGGTCACCCCGACCTGTCCCGCATCCTCATGCCCGAGGACTGGGAGGGCCACCCCCTGCGCAAGGACTACGCCGTCGGCCGGGTGCCGGTGCAGTTCAAGCACCCGCCGGACACGAGGTGA
- a CDS encoding NADH-quinone oxidoreductase subunit B family protein, with protein MGFEDLNHNFLTAPIEELVKWARRNSVWPATFGLACCAIEMMATGAAHFDISRFGMEVFRASPRQADLMIVAGRVSQKMAPVLRQVYDQMMEPKWVISMGVCASTGGMFNNYAIVQGVDQVVPVDVYAPGCPPTPETLLHAILTLHAKIKIGELHHRRELTGAGAQLMLPHPGGAGVEPVDVSIGVPR; from the coding sequence ATGGGCTTCGAGGACCTCAACCACAACTTCCTCACCGCGCCGATCGAGGAGCTGGTGAAGTGGGCCCGGCGAAACAGCGTGTGGCCCGCCACCTTCGGGCTGGCGTGCTGCGCCATCGAGATGATGGCCACCGGCGCCGCCCACTTCGACATCTCCCGCTTCGGGATGGAGGTGTTCCGGGCCTCCCCCCGCCAGGCCGACCTGATGATCGTGGCCGGCCGGGTGAGCCAGAAGATGGCCCCGGTCCTGCGCCAGGTCTACGACCAGATGATGGAGCCGAAGTGGGTCATCTCGATGGGCGTGTGCGCGTCGACCGGGGGGATGTTCAACAACTACGCCATCGTCCAGGGCGTGGACCAGGTCGTTCCCGTCGACGTCTACGCCCCCGGCTGCCCGCCCACCCCCGAGACCCTGCTGCACGCCATCCTCACCCTCCACGCCAAGATCAAGATCGGGGAGCTGCACCACCGGCGCGAGCTCACCGGCGCCGGGGCCCAGCTCATGCTCCCCCATCCGGGCGGGGCGGGGGTGGAGCCGGTCGACGTCAGCATCGGGGTGCCCCGCTGA